A region of Dioscorea cayenensis subsp. rotundata cultivar TDr96_F1 chromosome 5, TDr96_F1_v2_PseudoChromosome.rev07_lg8_w22 25.fasta, whole genome shotgun sequence DNA encodes the following proteins:
- the LOC120261956 gene encoding serotonin N-acetyltransferase 2, chloroplastic, whose translation MQIHMSSFSLPTSTPKPKRKPFRPIIASSFSISDQDLQSRGFTQHRSSTDLDLDALNTVFARVGFPRRDLTRIRRALDHSSSLLWLSHSKPGEPVAFARATGDGVFNAVVWDVVVDPSFQGIGLGRAVMERIVADLRGMGIVNIALYAEPRVIGFYRPLGFAADPDGIKGMVFSKKNIINRTS comes from the coding sequence ATGCAGATCCACATGTCCTCCTTCTCCCTTCCCACATCCACCCCCAAACCCAAACGCAAACCCTTCCGTCCCATCATCGCCTCCTCATTCTCCATCTCCGATCAAGACCTCCAATCCCGCGGCTTCACCCAACACCGCTCCTCCACCGACCTCGACCTCGACGCTCTCAACACCGTCTTCGCCCGCGTCGGTTTCCCCCGCCGTGATCTCACCCGCATTCGCCGCGCTCTCGATCACTCCTCCTCTCTCCTCTGGCTCTCCCATTCCAAGCCCGGCGAACCCGTCGCCTTCGCTCGTGCGACCGGCGATGGCGTCTTCAATGCCGTTGTTTGGGACGTCGTCGTTGATCCTTCGTTTCAAGGCATAGGGCTTGGGCGCGCCGTCATGGAGCGCATCGTCGCTGACTTGCGTGGCATGGGGATTGTGAACATTGCCTTGTATGCTGAGCCCCGGGTCATCGGCTTCTACCGCCCTCTTGGCTTCGCCGCCGACCCTGATGGGATTAAGGGTATGGTTTTCTCCAAGAAGAACATTATCAATAGaacatcatga
- the LOC120260909 gene encoding NAD(P)H dehydrogenase (quinone) FQR1-like isoform X1: MMTKIYIVYYSMYGHVEKLAEEIKKGALSVEGVEAKMWQVPETLPEEVLNKMGAPPKSDVPIISPNELAEADGIVFGFPTRFGMMAAQFKAFLDATGGLWRAQQLAGKPAGIFYSTGSQGGGQETTPLTAITQLAHHGMLFVPIGYTFGAGMFEMENVKGGSPYGAGTFAGDGSRFPTELELEQAFHQGKYFATIARKLKESF; encoded by the exons ATGATGACCAAGATCTATATTGT ATACTACTCCATGTATGGCCACGTTGAAAAACTTGCGGAGGAGATCAAGAAAGGCGCTTTGTCTGTTGAAGGAGTGGAAGCCAAGATGTGGCAG GTTCCTGAAACGCTACCAGAGGAGGTTCTCAACAAGATGGGCGCACCTCCAAAGAGTGATGTGCCAATCATATCTCCAAATGAGCTCGCTGAGGCTGATGGCATTGTCTTCGGGTTTCCAACTAGGTTCGGCATGATGGCAGCCCAATTCAAAGCATTTCTCGATGCCACTGGTGGGCTTTGGAGAGCTCAGCAGCTTGCTGGCAAGCCTGCTGGTATTTTCTACAGCACTGGCTCTCAAGGTGGCGGACAAGAAACAACTCC TTTGACAGCGATAACACAGCTAGCTCACCATGGTATGCTTTTTGTGCCGATTGGCTACACTTTTGGTGCCGGGATGTTTGAGATGGAGAATGTGAAGGGTGGAAGCCCTTATGGTGCTGGAACATTTGCAGGGGATGGTTCAAGATTCCCGACAGAGCTTGAACTGGAGCAAGCATTCCACCAAGGGAAATATTTTGCAACCATTGCTCGAAAACTCAAAGAATCCTTTTGA
- the LOC120260909 gene encoding NAD(P)H dehydrogenase (quinone) FQR1-like isoform X2 — protein MYGHVEKLAEEIKKGALSVEGVEAKMWQVPETLPEEVLNKMGAPPKSDVPIISPNELAEADGIVFGFPTRFGMMAAQFKAFLDATGGLWRAQQLAGKPAGIFYSTGSQGGGQETTPLTAITQLAHHGMLFVPIGYTFGAGMFEMENVKGGSPYGAGTFAGDGSRFPTELELEQAFHQGKYFATIARKLKESF, from the exons ATGTATGGCCACGTTGAAAAACTTGCGGAGGAGATCAAGAAAGGCGCTTTGTCTGTTGAAGGAGTGGAAGCCAAGATGTGGCAG GTTCCTGAAACGCTACCAGAGGAGGTTCTCAACAAGATGGGCGCACCTCCAAAGAGTGATGTGCCAATCATATCTCCAAATGAGCTCGCTGAGGCTGATGGCATTGTCTTCGGGTTTCCAACTAGGTTCGGCATGATGGCAGCCCAATTCAAAGCATTTCTCGATGCCACTGGTGGGCTTTGGAGAGCTCAGCAGCTTGCTGGCAAGCCTGCTGGTATTTTCTACAGCACTGGCTCTCAAGGTGGCGGACAAGAAACAACTCC TTTGACAGCGATAACACAGCTAGCTCACCATGGTATGCTTTTTGTGCCGATTGGCTACACTTTTGGTGCCGGGATGTTTGAGATGGAGAATGTGAAGGGTGGAAGCCCTTATGGTGCTGGAACATTTGCAGGGGATGGTTCAAGATTCCCGACAGAGCTTGAACTGGAGCAAGCATTCCACCAAGGGAAATATTTTGCAACCATTGCTCGAAAACTCAAAGAATCCTTTTGA
- the LOC120260908 gene encoding probable proteasome inhibitor isoform X1: MATESSVMAVIRASRPSFRNPHDKLAFAIHATFMAAGHSLIATGRPAFSDQPPSDGPEVAMEGWNELEDSYGFVYSKSHQGKKMNLLVKCLAVDDALMVDAVDLGEPQKEPLHLQINLKDYVSEDSNGMSNYGEAYKNFKGLVKIINDGILAKAEPKAETSSSSGVRSGRSESVIPDVTSVGHGLDPSSLTYPPVFLSSHSDLYPSPGAGVLPFRGPNIGGDMLVGPNDPRWSGLGQVSPSGGGVLGLPPGARYDPIGPPDVPGFEPGRFVRAPPRSGRRPHPDLEHFGDTDYI; encoded by the exons ATGGCCACAGAGAGCTCAGTCATGGCCGTCATCAGGGCCTCCCGCCCATCCTTCCGCAACCCTCACGACAAACTCGCGTTCGCAATCCACGCCACCTTCATGGCTGCCGGTCACTCCCTCATAGCCACTGGGAGACCCGCCTTCTCCGATCAACCCCCTTCTG ATGGGCCGGAGGTTGCAATGGAAGGTTGGAACGAGCTTGAAGATAGCTATGGCTTCGTCTACTCAAAATCCCACCAGGGCAAGAAGATGAACTTGTTGGTGAAGTGTCTTGCTGTGGATGATGCCCTTATGGTGGACGCTGTCGATCTTGGGGAGCCGCAGAAGGAACCATTACATCTCCAGATCAA TCTAAAGGATTATGTATCTGAGGATTCTAATGGGATGTCTAATTATGGCGAGGCATACAAGAATTTTAAGGGGCTGGTGAAGATCATAAATGATGGTATTTTGGCCAAGGCCGAACCCAAGGCTGAGACTAGTAGTTCATCTGGAGTCAG GAGCGGGAGATCTGAATCTGTCATTCCTGATGTGACTTCTGTTGGTCATGGGCTAGATCCTTCAAG TCTGACATATCCTCCTGTTTTCCTGTCATCACACAGTGATCTCTACCCCAGTCCTGGCGCCGGGGTTCTTCCTTTTCG TGGCCCTAACATCGGTGGAGACATGCTAGTAG GACCAAATGATCCACGATGGTCTGGTTTGGGTCAAGTTTCTCCTTCTGGTGGTGGAGTCCT TGGTTTGCCTCCAGGTGCTCGGTATGATCCCATTGGTCCACCTGATGTTCCTGGTTTCGAGCCTGGTCGATTTGTGCG GGCACCACCACGGTCTGGGCGACGCCCTCATCCAGACTTGGAGCACTTTGGAGATACTGACTACATATAA
- the LOC120260908 gene encoding probable proteasome inhibitor isoform X2, whose product MATESSVMAVIRASRPSFRNPHDKLAFAIHATFMAAGHSLIATGRPAFSDQPPSDGPEVAMEGWNELEDSYGFVYSKSHQGKKMNLLVKCLAVDDALMVDAVDLGEPQKEPLHLQINLKDYVSEDSNGMSNYGEAYKNFKGLVKIINDGILAKAEPKAETSSSSGVRSGRSESVIPDVTSVGHGLDPSSDLYPSPGAGVLPFRGPNIGGDMLVGPNDPRWSGLGQVSPSGGGVLGLPPGARYDPIGPPDVPGFEPGRFVRAPPRSGRRPHPDLEHFGDTDYI is encoded by the exons ATGGCCACAGAGAGCTCAGTCATGGCCGTCATCAGGGCCTCCCGCCCATCCTTCCGCAACCCTCACGACAAACTCGCGTTCGCAATCCACGCCACCTTCATGGCTGCCGGTCACTCCCTCATAGCCACTGGGAGACCCGCCTTCTCCGATCAACCCCCTTCTG ATGGGCCGGAGGTTGCAATGGAAGGTTGGAACGAGCTTGAAGATAGCTATGGCTTCGTCTACTCAAAATCCCACCAGGGCAAGAAGATGAACTTGTTGGTGAAGTGTCTTGCTGTGGATGATGCCCTTATGGTGGACGCTGTCGATCTTGGGGAGCCGCAGAAGGAACCATTACATCTCCAGATCAA TCTAAAGGATTATGTATCTGAGGATTCTAATGGGATGTCTAATTATGGCGAGGCATACAAGAATTTTAAGGGGCTGGTGAAGATCATAAATGATGGTATTTTGGCCAAGGCCGAACCCAAGGCTGAGACTAGTAGTTCATCTGGAGTCAG GAGCGGGAGATCTGAATCTGTCATTCCTGATGTGACTTCTGTTGGTCATGGGCTAGATCCTTCAAG TGATCTCTACCCCAGTCCTGGCGCCGGGGTTCTTCCTTTTCG TGGCCCTAACATCGGTGGAGACATGCTAGTAG GACCAAATGATCCACGATGGTCTGGTTTGGGTCAAGTTTCTCCTTCTGGTGGTGGAGTCCT TGGTTTGCCTCCAGGTGCTCGGTATGATCCCATTGGTCCACCTGATGTTCCTGGTTTCGAGCCTGGTCGATTTGTGCG GGCACCACCACGGTCTGGGCGACGCCCTCATCCAGACTTGGAGCACTTTGGAGATACTGACTACATATAA
- the LOC120260814 gene encoding protein trichome birefringence-like 19: MEHLFERRRCLLLCLTLISFVLLTIMAPYHYYTVYTKSQVPSVIWKTSSPASPPSVHLRNTAKTARVCNVFSGEWVPNPSAPYYTNESCWAIHEHQNCRKYGRPDTQFLKWRWKPNDCELPLFNAAQFLEILRGKSLAFVGDSVARNHMQSLMCLLNRVSFPVDVSQTSDERFKRWSYASHSFTLAFFLSPFLVKTMEADQNGPTNTGLFNLYLDEPDDWITKVNEFDYVIMSAGQWFFRPMIFSEKKQVIGCHFCLQENITDLTKYYGYRMAFRTAFQAMNELRGFKGMLFLRTFAPSHFEGGDWNKGGNCLRRLPLRNNETRLDGFNLELYMIQIEEFRRAEKQGRDRGMKYGLMDITEAMLLRPDGHPSKYGHWPNENVTLYNDCVHWCLPGPIDAFNDFLLHMLIDIKKKES, from the exons atggagCATCTCTTTGAGAGAAGAAGATGCCTTCTCTTATGCCTAACCTTAATTTCCTTTGTTCTTCTAACTATCATGGCACCCTACCACTACTACACAGTCTACACCAAGTCCCAAGTTCCATCAGTTATATGGAAAACTTCTTCCCCTGCTTCTCCTCCTTCAGTTCATCTAAGAAATACTGCAAAAACAGCAAGAGTGTGCAATGTTTTCAGTGGAGAATGGGTGCCAAATCCTAGTGCTCCTTACTACACCAATGAGTCCTGTTGGGCCATTCATGAGCATCAGAACTGCAGGAAATATGGAAGACCTGACACTCAGTTCTTGAAATGGAGGTGGAAGCCTAATGACTGTGAGCTTCCCCTGTTTAATGCTGCCCAGTTCCTGGAAATCCTCAGAGGCAAATCTTTGGCTTTTGTTGGTGATTCTGTTGCCAGGAATCATATGCAGTCATTGATGTGTCTTTTGAACAGG GTATCATTCCCAGTTGATGTATCCCAAACAAGTGATGAGAGATTCAAGAGATGGTCATATGCAAGCCATAGTTTCACATTAGCATTTTTCTTGTCACCATTTCTAGTTAAAACAATGGAAGCTGATCAAAATGGCCCAACAAACACAGGCCTGTTCAACCTTTACTTAGATGAACCTGATGATTGGATTACTAAAGTCAATGAATTCGATTATGTTATCATGTCGGCTGGGCAATGGTTTTTCCGGCCGATGATCTTCTCCGAGAAGAAACAAGTCATTGGTTGCCATTTCTGTCTGCAAGAAAACATCACTGATTTAACAAAGTATTATGGTTACAGAATGGCATTCAGGACTGCATTCCAAGCCATGAATGAATTGAGAGGTTTTAAAGGAATGTTATTTCTGAGAACATTTGCACCATCACACTTTGAAGGTGGAGATTGGAACAAGGGAGGTAATTGCCTGAGAAGATTGCCATTGAGGAACAATGAAACAAGGCTTGATGGATTCAATCTAGAGCTTTATATGATTCAAATTGAGGAGTTTAGGAGAGCAGAAAAACAGGGGAGGGACAGAGGAATGAAGTATGGATTGATGGACATTACTGAAGCTATGTTACTTAGACCTGATGGGCATCCAAGTAAGTATGGACATTGGCCTAATGAGAATGTGACTTTGTATAATGACTGTGTGCATTGGTGCTTGCCAGGACCAATTGATGCATTTAATGATTTCTTACTTCATATGTTGATTGATATCAAGAAGAAGGAGAGCTGA